Proteins encoded by one window of Chromobacterium violaceum ATCC 12472:
- a CDS encoding trypsin-like serine peptidase, protein MISNALTGLFGLACFAASGFADAAIHVSGTLDAGQSLAVWPAQEMSKLFREARAHAMASGNPNILTPAADANGYAFVARPYAQSVQSKASGRLFFRHENGERGSCSATVVKTPRHDVLVTAGHCARSGHPWHWNKDFVFVPGYDGNAVSPAPLGVWPGARLATLDDGALPGLDLAAIKVQGNIEEKTGGVALALKERPLEGTFDGYLVGYPDFGYDGKSMLRCLGRWVMQPIVNGQFVSSNCGPKGGNSGGAILAQENGEWQARMLGIVTDGSASDGVLNAGGVPLSEEDLNALVSALHR, encoded by the coding sequence ATGATTTCAAATGCTCTGACCGGCCTGTTTGGCCTTGCTTGCTTTGCCGCATCCGGTTTCGCCGACGCCGCGATACACGTTTCCGGCACGCTGGACGCCGGCCAGTCGCTGGCCGTCTGGCCGGCGCAGGAGATGTCCAAGCTGTTTCGCGAAGCGCGCGCGCATGCGATGGCAAGCGGCAATCCCAATATCTTGACGCCTGCGGCCGATGCCAACGGCTATGCGTTCGTTGCGCGTCCCTATGCGCAGTCGGTCCAGTCCAAAGCTTCGGGTCGGCTGTTTTTCCGCCATGAGAATGGCGAACGCGGCTCCTGCAGCGCGACGGTGGTGAAAACCCCGCGGCATGACGTGCTGGTGACGGCTGGACACTGCGCCCGTTCCGGCCATCCCTGGCATTGGAACAAGGATTTTGTTTTCGTGCCAGGGTACGATGGCAACGCCGTTTCCCCCGCGCCCTTGGGGGTATGGCCGGGGGCCCGGCTCGCCACGCTGGACGACGGCGCTTTGCCGGGGCTGGATCTTGCGGCGATCAAGGTGCAAGGGAACATCGAGGAGAAAACCGGCGGGGTGGCGCTGGCCCTGAAGGAGCGGCCGCTGGAGGGGACGTTCGACGGATACCTGGTCGGCTATCCCGACTTCGGATACGACGGCAAGAGCATGTTGCGTTGCCTGGGGCGGTGGGTGATGCAACCCATCGTCAATGGCCAGTTCGTTTCTTCGAATTGCGGCCCCAAGGGCGGAAACAGCGGCGGAGCGATACTCGCGCAGGAGAACGGCGAGTGGCAGGCCAGGATGCTCGGCATCGTGACCGACGGTTCGGCGAGCGATGGGGTGTTGAATGCCGGCGGCGTGCCGCTGTCGGAGGAGGACTTGAACGCGCTGGTGTCGGCATTGCACCGCTGA
- the cynR gene encoding transcriptional regulator CynR codes for MLLRHIRYFLAVAEHRHFTRAAEALHVSQPTLSQQIRQLEEALGAELFDRGSRRLRLTDAGEAYQVHARRALRDLDAGRRALHDVATLQRGQLRLAMTPTFTAWLAGPLLARFHRRHPGIALTVREMSQEAMEAGLAEDILDIGIGFAPARTLDVEATPLLDERLALIAGDSHPLAAREAVLSLADLEAMPLVLLSADFITRRHVDDYCLRHGIRPTVAVEVNSMGAAVEIIRHGELAGILPAAVAASQPGLAVLALSPTLPGRQAALLTKRDGYRSAAARAFAELARAGLGAMA; via the coding sequence CCGCGCGGCTGAGGCGCTGCATGTTTCCCAACCGACGCTGTCCCAGCAGATACGGCAGCTGGAAGAGGCGCTGGGCGCGGAACTGTTCGACAGGGGCAGCCGCCGGCTGCGGCTGACCGATGCCGGCGAGGCTTACCAAGTCCATGCCCGCCGCGCATTGCGGGATCTGGATGCCGGGCGGCGCGCGCTGCACGATGTGGCCACGCTGCAGCGCGGGCAGCTGCGGCTGGCGATGACCCCGACCTTCACCGCCTGGCTGGCGGGGCCGCTGCTGGCGCGCTTCCATCGGCGGCATCCCGGCATCGCGCTGACGGTGAGGGAGATGTCCCAGGAGGCGATGGAGGCGGGGCTGGCGGAAGACATTCTGGACATCGGCATCGGTTTCGCGCCGGCGCGGACGCTGGATGTGGAGGCGACGCCCTTGCTGGATGAGCGCCTGGCCTTGATCGCCGGCGACAGCCATCCGCTGGCGGCGCGCGAAGCGGTCTTGTCGCTGGCGGATCTGGAGGCGATGCCGCTGGTGCTGCTGAGCGCGGACTTCATCACCCGCCGCCATGTGGACGACTATTGCCTGCGGCACGGCATCCGGCCGACGGTGGCTGTCGAGGTGAACAGCATGGGCGCGGCGGTGGAGATCATCCGCCATGGCGAACTGGCCGGCATCCTGCCGGCGGCCGTCGCCGCCAGCCAGCCCGGACTGGCGGTTCTGGCGTTGTCGCCGACGCTGCCGGGCCGCCAGGCCGCGTTGCTGACGAAACGCGACGGCTATCGCAGCGCGGCCGCGCGCGCCTTCGCCGAGTTGGCGCGCGCAGGCTTGGGCGCTATGGCGTGA
- a CDS encoding LysR family transcriptional regulator, with protein MEFNDQRVRYFFEAARLGGVRAAADRMDIAASAVSRQIRQLEMELGATLFERHRRGFQPTEAGRLLLDYHRKQLSEQEAVLTALRELKGIHRGHVSVVTGGGVISDLIDAIHPFSQRYPQITVGIDIRGTNDIVRAVLEDRAHIGVVFYTAPNPLLRVHRSSIQPLYAVAAPDHPLARAERPIRLEELARHKLALPDVSFGVRQILRDAEKAEQCQLEPAIVTNSFRVMVEYALTGQAATVQPRFSVRRELESGQLQAIPIQQRNLQQAEVHLITHHGRRLSPAAARLLETLAASMPAFRDSAVTP; from the coding sequence ATGGAGTTCAACGATCAGCGGGTGCGCTACTTCTTTGAAGCCGCGCGCCTGGGCGGCGTGCGCGCGGCGGCGGACAGGATGGATATCGCGGCGTCGGCGGTCAGCCGGCAGATCCGCCAGCTGGAAATGGAGCTGGGCGCCACGCTGTTCGAGCGCCACCGCCGCGGCTTCCAGCCCACCGAGGCCGGCCGGCTGCTGCTGGACTACCACCGCAAGCAGTTGAGCGAACAGGAAGCGGTGTTGACGGCGCTGCGCGAGCTGAAGGGCATACACCGCGGCCACGTGTCCGTGGTGACCGGCGGCGGCGTGATCAGCGACCTGATCGACGCCATCCACCCGTTCTCCCAGCGCTATCCGCAGATCACGGTGGGCATCGACATCCGCGGCACCAACGACATCGTGCGCGCGGTGCTGGAAGATCGGGCCCACATCGGCGTCGTGTTCTATACGGCGCCCAACCCCTTGCTGCGGGTGCATCGCAGCTCGATCCAGCCGTTATATGCGGTCGCCGCGCCCGATCACCCGCTGGCGCGCGCGGAACGCCCCATCCGCCTGGAAGAGCTGGCCAGGCACAAGCTGGCGTTGCCGGATGTGAGCTTCGGCGTGCGGCAAATCCTGCGCGACGCGGAAAAGGCCGAACAATGCCAGCTGGAACCCGCCATCGTCACCAATTCCTTCCGGGTGATGGTGGAGTACGCGTTGACCGGCCAGGCGGCGACGGTGCAGCCGCGCTTCTCCGTCCGGCGGGAGCTGGAAAGCGGGCAGTTGCAAGCCATCCCGATTCAACAACGCAATCTGCAGCAGGCCGAGGTGCACCTGATCACCCATCACGGCCGCAGGCTAAGTCCCGCCGCCGCCAGGCTGCTGGAAACGCTGGCCGCTTCCATGCCCGCTTTCCGCGACTCGGCCGTCACGCCATAG
- a CDS encoding M20 aminoacylase family protein has translation MQADRQGRLSGFAMLSDAAVQEMAAWRQDLHRHPETAFDEHRTAGKIAGLLRSFGLEVATGIGRTGVVGTLRAGGGSRSIGLRADMDALHLHEQGELPYRSQHAGRMHACGHDGHCAMLLGAARHLAESRAFDGTVQFIFQPAEENEGGGQEMLEDGLFERFPVDGVYGMHNWPGLPLGQMAMNPGPMMMAFDLFEIRLRGQGGHAAMPERTRDVIAAQAQLVTALQSIVSRNIDPLDCAVLSVTQVEAGSTWNIIPEQALLRGTVRYVDPAVQAVIESRMRELVDHIALAMGVEADMDYWYRYPATINAEEETWLAADVAAQLLGEANVRTKMRPSMASEDFAFMLRERPGCYAWLGVDGPAPGAGLHSPHYDFNDQALAIGAAYWIKLVETALAPAAKPTER, from the coding sequence ATGCAGGCAGACAGGCAAGGCCGGCTGAGCGGTTTCGCGATGCTGTCCGACGCCGCCGTCCAGGAGATGGCGGCGTGGCGGCAGGACTTGCACCGCCATCCGGAAACCGCGTTCGACGAGCATCGCACCGCCGGCAAGATCGCCGGGCTGTTGCGCAGCTTCGGCCTGGAGGTGGCGACCGGCATAGGCCGCACCGGCGTGGTGGGCACGCTGCGCGCCGGCGGCGGCAGTCGTTCCATCGGCCTGCGCGCCGACATGGACGCGCTGCATCTGCACGAGCAAGGCGAGCTGCCTTACCGTTCGCAGCACGCCGGCCGCATGCACGCCTGCGGCCACGACGGCCATTGCGCGATGCTGCTGGGCGCCGCCAGGCACCTGGCCGAGAGCCGCGCTTTCGACGGCACCGTCCAGTTCATCTTTCAGCCGGCCGAGGAGAACGAGGGCGGCGGACAGGAGATGCTGGAAGACGGGCTGTTCGAGCGTTTTCCGGTGGACGGCGTCTACGGCATGCACAACTGGCCCGGCCTGCCGCTGGGGCAGATGGCCATGAATCCGGGGCCGATGATGATGGCTTTCGACCTGTTCGAGATCCGTCTGCGCGGCCAGGGCGGGCACGCCGCGATGCCGGAGCGCACCCGCGACGTGATCGCCGCCCAGGCGCAGCTGGTGACGGCGCTGCAGAGCATCGTCAGCCGCAATATCGACCCGCTGGACTGCGCGGTGCTGTCCGTCACTCAGGTCGAGGCGGGTTCCACCTGGAACATCATTCCCGAGCAGGCGCTGCTGCGCGGCACCGTGCGTTACGTCGATCCGGCGGTACAGGCTGTGATAGAGAGCCGGATGCGCGAATTGGTCGATCACATCGCGCTGGCGATGGGCGTGGAGGCGGACATGGATTACTGGTACCGCTACCCGGCCACCATCAACGCCGAAGAGGAGACTTGGCTGGCGGCCGATGTCGCCGCGCAATTGCTGGGCGAGGCCAATGTGCGCACCAAGATGCGTCCGTCGATGGCGTCCGAGGATTTCGCCTTCATGCTGCGCGAGCGTCCCGGCTGCTATGCCTGGCTGGGCGTGGACGGACCCGCGCCTGGCGCCGGCCTGCACAGCCCGCATTACGATTTCAACGATCAGGCGCTGGCGATAGGCGCCGCGTACTGGATCAAACTGGTGGAAACCGCTTTGGCCCCGGCGGCCAAACCGACGGAACGATAA
- a CDS encoding DUF3100 domain-containing protein, protein MAHAGVGQLQGGAAAGAGFNRLAHLMAIGIVIVAELIYVQKFSVGKGSVILLPLLYAFVLGMMCNPGVNPLAGRWVSRDVSATLSQVIIIAVLPLVAKLATLLGPQFQAIVAAGPVLIFHELGNVATALVAMPVAVLLFRMGREAVGATFSIDREPNIAVISERYGLRSPEGMGALSVYAIGTMFGTIFFSLIVPVVHAWNLFSDKALAIACGVGSGSMMAACAGTLITALPEQKDTLMALAAASNLLTTTTGVLFGIYVALPFANRLYALLSRLRAPRPQAAIRMDAADAELLKSEEPELGLGAFAANLLMAGAIIVLSHLIGPKKELAAVLPGVAMVLGICFASRLLSRWLPLKIPTLIWLSILGVLASLPGLPGGEWRNQCFSQVDVLACATLVLAYAGLAVTRREAAIFKRDGLRLLVIAILVFSGTFLGSALVSDILFSLKFGH, encoded by the coding sequence ATGGCGCATGCGGGTGTTGGGCAATTGCAGGGCGGGGCGGCGGCGGGCGCGGGATTCAACCGCCTGGCCCACCTGATGGCGATAGGCATCGTGATCGTCGCCGAACTGATCTACGTGCAGAAGTTTTCGGTAGGCAAGGGCAGCGTCATCCTGCTGCCGCTGTTGTACGCCTTCGTGCTGGGCATGATGTGCAATCCCGGCGTCAATCCGCTGGCCGGGCGCTGGGTCAGCCGCGACGTCAGCGCCACGCTGAGCCAGGTGATCATCATCGCGGTGCTGCCGCTGGTGGCCAAGCTGGCCACGTTGCTGGGGCCGCAGTTCCAGGCCATCGTCGCCGCCGGGCCGGTGCTGATCTTCCACGAGTTGGGCAATGTCGCCACCGCGCTGGTGGCGATGCCGGTGGCGGTGCTGTTGTTCCGCATGGGGCGCGAGGCGGTGGGCGCGACGTTTTCCATCGACCGCGAACCCAATATCGCGGTGATCTCCGAACGTTATGGACTGCGCAGCCCGGAAGGCATGGGCGCGCTCAGCGTCTACGCGATCGGCACTATGTTCGGCACCATTTTCTTCTCGCTGATCGTGCCGGTGGTGCACGCCTGGAACCTGTTCAGCGACAAGGCGCTGGCCATCGCCTGCGGCGTCGGCAGCGGCAGCATGATGGCGGCCTGCGCCGGCACCCTGATCACCGCCCTGCCGGAGCAGAAGGACACGCTGATGGCGCTGGCGGCGGCCAGCAACCTGCTGACCACCACCACCGGGGTGCTGTTTGGCATCTACGTGGCGCTGCCTTTCGCCAACCGCTTGTACGCGTTGCTGAGCCGCCTGCGCGCCCCGCGGCCGCAAGCCGCCATCCGAATGGATGCGGCCGACGCCGAGCTGCTGAAATCGGAAGAGCCCGAGCTGGGGCTGGGCGCTTTCGCCGCCAACCTGCTGATGGCCGGCGCCATCATCGTGCTCAGCCACCTGATCGGTCCCAAAAAGGAACTGGCCGCGGTGCTGCCGGGCGTGGCGATGGTGCTGGGCATCTGCTTCGCCAGCCGCCTGCTCAGCCGCTGGCTGCCGCTGAAGATTCCGACGCTGATCTGGCTGTCCATCCTGGGCGTGCTGGCAAGCCTGCCGGGCTTGCCCGGCGGCGAGTGGCGCAACCAGTGCTTCAGCCAGGTCGATGTGCTAGCTTGCGCGACGCTGGTGCTGGCCTATGCCGGCCTGGCCGTCACGCGGCGCGAGGCGGCCATTTTCAAGCGCGATGGCCTCCGCCTGCTGGTGATCGCCATCCTGGTGTTCAGCGGCACCTTCCTTGGCTCTGCCTTGGTCAGCGATATTTTGTTTTCCTTGAAATTTGGGCATTGA
- a CDS encoding single-stranded DNA-binding protein: protein MNSITFDGRLAADAELRYTPSGEPVLSFRVASDIGFGERKSTNWFSCQVWGKRGESLKNYLAKGQQVTVYGQLTLREWQDKDGNKRLSPDVRVNELSLQGGRSEMGASSGGGMGGGMDDGYGYSAPAPRQEAPAAPRRQEPKPAPRMDDMDDDIPF, encoded by the coding sequence ATGAACAGCATCACCTTTGACGGCCGCCTGGCCGCCGACGCCGAACTGCGCTACACCCCGAGCGGCGAGCCCGTCCTGTCGTTCCGCGTGGCCAGCGACATCGGCTTCGGCGAACGCAAGTCCACCAACTGGTTCAGCTGCCAGGTATGGGGCAAGCGCGGTGAATCGCTGAAGAACTACCTGGCCAAAGGCCAGCAGGTGACCGTGTACGGCCAGCTGACGCTGCGCGAATGGCAGGACAAGGACGGCAATAAGCGCCTATCCCCGGACGTCCGCGTCAACGAACTGAGCCTGCAAGGCGGCCGCAGCGAAATGGGCGCGTCCTCCGGCGGCGGCATGGGCGGCGGCATGGATGACGGTTACGGCTACAGCGCCCCGGCCCCGCGCCAGGAAGCCCCGGCCGCGCCGCGCCGCCAGGAGCCGAAGCCGGCTCCGCGCATGGACGACATGGACGACGACATTCCGTTCTAA
- a CDS encoding RHS repeat domain-containing protein, whose amino-acid sequence MADNTGIYSQAFNFSSAVNGGVDPRTGLFSFNFDLGILSANQGLTPALPLRIAYFPLAAGESSDGLGKGFSMGGFIKYDRLRRLLILASGERYRLLDEDSAPVFIRQLKLDVVRVHRTVADGVRRYRIVLKNGEIHHLSAPWGPDIYVPEKIQSPLGHALYLSWDSPGAGRLRLKEVRDEEKRTLFRIDYPNADGERVAITQWPDSDDEKVALELYFQNGYLHRIVNKSLSGNGDVEWTLGYETDSKVADAVGGLLLNELTAPTGLAQRVRYEPLCMKLQGERSDFGLPAVVLHSLVPEAGQPAINTHYEYSPANYLGYGASFKGSQGGADELFDIQVPYTYQSTEKLLDKSLNPAKPIRTTVRKYNNFHLLVSEEVREGACVFRQETAYPAKVGQSYEAQPATFQLPVRQTMSWEAAGRSRRESISFEYDDAGQLIKQTMSDGSITVLEYYPPAGEPGHCPADAEGFGRYLKSKTVFPSVSAEYGDEMAMRTEYVFRSIRTRPGSAHAEAILQQTVSHYAGMPGPKARAAMLGGKPSWEAYQPRQLAKESYDYLDAPAQKDHGRIKKRIAVVYGEDRTPYEMVQDFVFEPVRSGNREVALKQTVSVTVKEDPLEKKDGKLQKVSSTRVLSVLTGRLLSETDVLGNTVAYGYDPLGRLKTQTAHPDLKAYRAIARWDYLWPSTKNGTPAMAIHTDALGNQTRTSHDGLGRMIREEACDRDGGLGWKTVRTHLYDEAGRQARTTVTDVVHDREGKPVTLSKTTEREWDSWGQLSVERELETGLASRQEIDPIAQTVATWQAGTDRCSAKYMNFYSKGSHDLERRIVLAYHLESRSWDAEDKPYSVASWGWDGAHRLRRATDEMSHATGYRYDAWGRTVEIVLPDGSAVRKQYAPFSQAALPTQISVADKGVETVAGTQKFDGLGRLKRTESGGRPTRFEYASDAASSPRTVTGPDGRVQVYAVDDRLGEALKSVAAKAPDHQLGVSPIQQTYSYLLPMGLLHEAEEVGGAQSAWDRWPSGRLREETHDIRSGGKKKAHYRYSLTGNLEGGADIDGAAHARSYETAAAHVGKLIEIADAAVTVTLAYDGLQRLCSWTARDGRGHALATTLEFDSLGRETKRTLAAESAEAETLSQEWYPNGQLHQRKRSEGGKPFCDETFVYDARNRLKDYAASGPGLPKDAYGNAIRGQKFEFDAFNNIRKCTTVLDGGSENVGEYLFENPADPCQLTKVTNSALDKGYPPAIELKYDQAGRLERDEAGRRLSYDALGRLARVEGGGGSASYGYDAHDRLVCQRVETSGMDHRLYYRANRLVNEWMTRSGQAPGADDDRVRLVYAAGSCAAQVNEGGDGSVAALMGTDGKGSIVSQAEGGQAKHYAYTPYGHQSSP is encoded by the coding sequence ATGGCGGATAATACGGGAATTTACTCTCAGGCATTTAATTTTTCGAGCGCGGTAAACGGCGGCGTCGATCCGCGAACAGGTCTTTTTTCTTTCAATTTCGATTTGGGCATTCTTTCCGCCAATCAGGGGCTGACGCCGGCCCTTCCTCTGCGCATCGCGTATTTTCCCCTGGCGGCCGGGGAGTCCAGCGATGGCTTGGGCAAGGGTTTTTCCATGGGAGGATTCATCAAGTACGACAGGCTGCGGCGCCTGCTGATTTTGGCAAGCGGAGAACGGTATCGGCTGCTGGATGAGGACAGCGCGCCTGTCTTTATCCGCCAGCTGAAGCTGGATGTCGTCCGGGTGCATCGAACCGTTGCCGATGGTGTCCGCCGGTATCGCATCGTGTTGAAAAATGGCGAAATCCATCATCTTTCCGCGCCTTGGGGGCCGGATATCTATGTGCCGGAAAAAATTCAATCGCCGTTGGGACATGCGCTTTATCTGAGCTGGGATTCTCCCGGCGCGGGGCGTTTGCGATTGAAGGAAGTGCGGGATGAAGAAAAGCGGACGCTTTTCCGGATAGATTATCCGAATGCGGATGGCGAGCGCGTGGCCATCACGCAGTGGCCGGATTCGGACGATGAAAAAGTCGCGCTGGAGCTGTATTTCCAGAATGGATATTTGCACCGGATCGTCAACAAGAGCCTGAGCGGCAACGGAGATGTCGAATGGACTTTGGGCTATGAGACGGATTCGAAAGTCGCCGATGCGGTGGGCGGATTGTTGCTGAACGAGCTGACCGCGCCCACAGGATTGGCGCAACGGGTAAGGTACGAGCCGCTTTGCATGAAGCTGCAGGGGGAGCGGAGCGATTTCGGACTCCCCGCCGTGGTTTTGCATTCCCTCGTGCCGGAAGCCGGGCAGCCGGCGATCAACACGCATTATGAATACTCGCCGGCAAACTATCTTGGCTATGGGGCCAGTTTCAAGGGGTCGCAAGGCGGCGCGGATGAGCTTTTCGATATCCAGGTTCCATACACTTACCAATCAACCGAGAAACTGCTGGACAAATCATTGAATCCGGCCAAACCGATCCGGACGACTGTCAGAAAATATAATAACTTTCATCTGCTGGTTTCCGAGGAAGTGCGCGAGGGCGCTTGCGTTTTTCGGCAGGAGACCGCTTATCCGGCGAAGGTGGGGCAGTCGTATGAGGCGCAGCCGGCGACATTCCAGCTGCCGGTCCGGCAGACGATGAGCTGGGAGGCGGCGGGACGTTCCCGGAGGGAGTCGATCTCGTTCGAGTATGACGATGCGGGCCAGCTGATCAAGCAGACCATGTCTGACGGTTCGATAACCGTGCTCGAGTATTATCCGCCGGCCGGCGAGCCAGGGCATTGTCCGGCGGACGCGGAAGGATTCGGCCGCTACCTCAAGAGCAAGACGGTTTTTCCATCCGTCAGCGCCGAGTACGGCGATGAAATGGCCATGCGCACCGAATATGTTTTCCGATCGATCCGGACCCGTCCGGGCAGCGCGCACGCGGAAGCGATTTTGCAGCAGACGGTCAGCCATTACGCGGGCATGCCGGGGCCGAAGGCCCGCGCGGCGATGCTCGGGGGAAAGCCTTCGTGGGAGGCTTATCAGCCCCGGCAGCTGGCGAAGGAAAGCTATGACTACCTGGATGCCCCCGCGCAGAAAGACCATGGGCGAATCAAGAAGCGGATCGCCGTGGTTTACGGGGAGGACCGGACGCCTTATGAAATGGTCCAGGACTTTGTTTTCGAGCCGGTGCGGAGCGGCAACCGGGAAGTCGCGCTCAAGCAGACCGTCAGCGTGACGGTCAAAGAAGATCCGCTGGAAAAGAAAGACGGCAAGCTGCAGAAGGTTTCATCGACGCGGGTCCTGTCCGTGTTGACGGGGCGTTTGCTGTCCGAAACCGATGTCCTGGGCAATACGGTCGCGTATGGCTACGACCCGCTTGGACGGCTGAAGACGCAGACAGCCCATCCGGACCTGAAAGCTTACCGCGCCATCGCCAGATGGGACTATCTGTGGCCTTCGACGAAGAACGGCACGCCCGCGATGGCCATCCATACGGATGCCCTGGGCAACCAGACTCGGACCAGTCATGACGGGCTGGGCAGGATGATCCGGGAGGAGGCGTGCGACAGGGATGGCGGCCTGGGATGGAAAACGGTGCGCACCCATCTGTACGACGAGGCCGGCCGGCAGGCACGCACCACCGTCACCGACGTCGTCCATGACCGCGAAGGCAAGCCGGTGACGCTCAGCAAGACCACCGAGCGGGAATGGGACAGCTGGGGGCAGTTGAGCGTGGAGCGGGAGCTGGAAACCGGGTTGGCGTCCCGCCAGGAGATCGATCCCATCGCGCAGACGGTGGCCACCTGGCAAGCCGGAACGGACCGCTGCAGCGCGAAATACATGAATTTCTACAGCAAGGGCAGCCATGATCTGGAGCGCCGGATCGTCCTGGCCTATCACCTGGAAAGCCGGTCCTGGGATGCCGAGGACAAACCATACAGCGTCGCTTCATGGGGCTGGGACGGCGCGCATCGCTTGCGGCGCGCCACGGATGAAATGAGCCATGCCACCGGCTACCGCTATGACGCTTGGGGAAGAACGGTGGAAATCGTTCTGCCTGATGGCTCCGCGGTCCGGAAGCAATACGCGCCTTTCAGCCAGGCGGCCTTGCCGACCCAGATCAGCGTGGCCGACAAGGGGGTGGAGACCGTGGCGGGAACGCAGAAGTTCGATGGATTGGGACGGTTGAAACGCACGGAAAGCGGAGGAAGGCCGACTCGATTCGAGTACGCGAGCGATGCCGCGTCGAGTCCGCGCACGGTCACGGGGCCCGACGGCCGCGTTCAGGTCTACGCCGTCGATGACAGGCTGGGCGAAGCCTTGAAGTCGGTCGCCGCCAAGGCTCCCGACCATCAGCTTGGCGTGTCGCCCATCCAGCAAACCTATTCCTATTTGCTGCCCATGGGGTTGCTGCATGAGGCGGAGGAGGTTGGCGGCGCCCAGTCGGCATGGGACAGGTGGCCTTCCGGACGGCTCCGCGAGGAAACGCACGATATCCGTTCGGGGGGAAAGAAAAAGGCGCATTACCGGTACTCGCTGACCGGCAATCTGGAAGGAGGGGCGGACATCGACGGCGCGGCGCATGCGCGATCTTATGAGACCGCGGCGGCGCATGTCGGCAAATTGATTGAAATCGCCGACGCGGCCGTCACGGTGACGCTGGCGTATGACGGGCTCCAGCGGCTGTGTTCCTGGACAGCCAGGGACGGGCGCGGGCATGCGTTGGCGACGACGCTGGAGTTCGACAGCCTGGGGCGGGAGACGAAACGAACCCTGGCGGCCGAATCGGCGGAAGCCGAGACCTTGAGCCAGGAGTGGTATCCGAATGGCCAACTGCATCAGCGCAAGCGGTCCGAGGGCGGCAAGCCGTTTTGCGACGAAACCTTTGTCTATGACGCGCGCAACCGCCTGAAGGACTACGCGGCGTCGGGGCCCGGGCTGCCAAAGGATGCTTACGGCAATGCTATCCGCGGGCAGAAGTTCGAATTCGACGCTTTCAACAATATCCGCAAATGCACGACGGTTCTGGACGGCGGAAGTGAAAACGTGGGCGAATACCTGTTCGAGAACCCGGCGGATCCGTGCCAGTTGACGAAAGTGACGAACAGCGCGCTCGACAAAGGATATCCGCCCGCCATCGAATTGAAGTACGACCAGGCCGGGCGGCTGGAGCGGGACGAGGCTGGCCGGAGGCTGAGCTACGACGCGCTGGGGCGCCTGGCGCGGGTGGAAGGCGGCGGGGGCAGCGCGAGTTATGGCTATGACGCGCATGATCGCCTGGTTTGCCAGAGGGTGGAAACATCCGGCATGGACCATCGCCTCTATTATCGAGCCAACCGCCTGGTCAATGAGTGGATGACCCGGTCGGGGCAGGCGCCGGGCGCGGATGACGACCGCGTGCGCCTGGTGTACGCGGCGGGAAGCTGCGCGGCCCAGGTGAATGAGGGCGGGGACGGCTCGGTCGCAGCGCTGATGGGAACGGATGGCAAGGGCAGCATTGTTTCTCAGGCGGAAGGCGGTCAGGCCAAGCATTACGCCTATACCCCCTACGGCCATCAATCGTCGCCCTGA
- a CDS encoding OmpA family protein, with amino-acid sequence MMKNAMVSMLVAVSVAGLSGCANMSDTQKGVGGGAAIGAGVGAAIGALTAGGHGGRSAATGAAIGGLLGAGGGYLWSQHMQKQKEAMEQATKGTGIGVSQTADNRLKINIPSDASFDTNSYALKPSLKPVLDKLATTLQQNPVTSVNIIGHTDNTGSDAINNPLSVNRAKATQGYLASRGVDINRIGIDGRGSREPVADNGTVSGRAMNRRVEIYVAEPAQAK; translated from the coding sequence ATGATGAAGAACGCGATGGTATCGATGCTGGTTGCCGTGAGCGTGGCCGGCCTCTCCGGCTGCGCCAACATGAGCGACACGCAGAAGGGTGTGGGCGGCGGCGCGGCGATCGGAGCCGGCGTGGGCGCGGCGATCGGCGCGCTGACCGCGGGCGGCCACGGCGGACGCAGCGCGGCCACCGGCGCGGCGATCGGCGGCCTGTTGGGCGCCGGCGGCGGCTATCTGTGGTCGCAACACATGCAGAAGCAGAAGGAGGCGATGGAGCAGGCGACCAAGGGCACCGGCATCGGCGTCAGCCAGACCGCCGACAACCGCTTGAAGATCAATATTCCCAGCGACGCCTCGTTCGACACCAACAGCTACGCGCTGAAGCCCAGCCTGAAGCCGGTGCTGGACAAGCTGGCCACCACGCTGCAGCAGAACCCGGTGACTTCGGTCAACATCATCGGCCACACCGACAACACCGGCAGCGACGCGATCAACAACCCGCTGTCAGTCAACCGCGCCAAGGCGACGCAGGGCTACCTGGCGTCGCGCGGCGTGGACATCAACCGCATCGGCATCGACGGACGCGGCTCGCGCGAGCCGGTGGCCGACAACGGCACCGTGTCCGGCCGCGCGATGAACCGCCGCGTCGAGATCTACGTGGCGGAGCCGGCGCAGGCCAAGTAA